One window of the Osmerus mordax isolate fOsmMor3 chromosome 2, fOsmMor3.pri, whole genome shotgun sequence genome contains the following:
- the bbs5 gene encoding Bardet-Biedl syndrome 5 protein homolog isoform X2 has product MASVLDALWEDRDVRFDITAQQMKTRPGEVLIDCLDSIEDTKGNNGDRGRLLVTNLRIIWHSLALPRVNLSVGYNSIINITTRTANSKLRGQTEALYILTKSNNTRFEFIFTNVVPGSPRLFTSVIAVHRAYETSKMYRDLKLRGALIQNKQLRLLPQEQVYDKINGVWNLSSDQGNLGTFFITNVRIVWHANMNESFNVSIPYLQIRSIRIRDSKFGLALVIESSQQTGGYVLGFKIDPMDKLQDAVKEINSLHKVYSANPIFGVDYEMEEKPQPLDELTVEQLPDDVEIEPDEQTDAFTAYFADGNKQQDREPVFSEEFGIAIEKLKEGFTLQGLWEVMS; this is encoded by the exons ATGGCGTCTGTGCTTGATGCTTTGTGGGAAGATCGAGATGTCAGATTCGATATAACTGCACA GCAAATGAAAACCCGCCCAGGTGAAGTCTTGATAGACTGTCTTGATTCAATTGAGGATACCAAAGGGAACAATGGTGATAGAG GAAGACTCCTGGTAACTAATTTAAGGATCATCTGGCATTCTCTGGCTTTGCCAAGAGTAAATTTAT CTGTTGGATACAATTCCATCATTAACATCACTACGAGGACAGCAAACTCT AAACTTAGAGGCCAGACGGAAGCACTGTACATCTTGACCAAGTCAAACAACACAAGATTTGAGTTCATTTTTACCAATGTGGTTCCAGGCAGCCCGAGGCTGTTCACCTCCGTTATCGCTGTACACAG AGCTTATGAGACTTCTAAAATGTACCGTGACCTGAAACTGAGAGGAGCTCtcattcaaaacaaacagcTTAGACTCCTACCTCAAGAACAAGTTTATGACAAAATTAATGGAGTCTGGAATCTATCCAGTGACCAG gGAAATCTGGGAACCTTTTTCATTACCAATGTTCGGATTGTCTGGCATGCCAACATGAACGAGAGCTTCAATGTCAGCATTCCCTATCTTCAGATC CGTTCCATCAGAATAAGAGACTCCAAGTTTGGTTTAGCGTTGGTGATAGAGAGCTCTCAGCAG ACTGGGGGATATGTGCTAGGATTCAAGATTGATCCAATGGATAAGCTTCAGGATGCTGTTAAGGAGATCAACTCGCTGCATAAAGTGTACTCTGCCAATCCCATCTTTGGGGTGGACTATGAAATGGAGGAAAAG CCCCAGCCGCTGGACGAGCTGACTGTAGAACAGCTTCCTGATGATGTGGAGATTGAACCTGATGAGCAGACGGATGCCTTCACT gCTTACTTTGCGGATGGCAATAAG CAACAAGATAGAGAGCCGGTGTTCTCAGAGGAGTTTGGCATCGCCATCGAGAAGCTGAAGGAGGGATTCACCCTTCAGGGACTGTGGGAGGTGATGAGCTGA
- the bbs5 gene encoding Bardet-Biedl syndrome 5 protein homolog isoform X1 yields MASVLDALWEDRDVRFDITAQQMKTRPGEVLIDCLDSIEDTKGNNGDRVFTTLFAGRLLVTNLRIIWHSLALPRVNLSVGYNSIINITTRTANSKLRGQTEALYILTKSNNTRFEFIFTNVVPGSPRLFTSVIAVHRAYETSKMYRDLKLRGALIQNKQLRLLPQEQVYDKINGVWNLSSDQGNLGTFFITNVRIVWHANMNESFNVSIPYLQIRSIRIRDSKFGLALVIESSQQTGGYVLGFKIDPMDKLQDAVKEINSLHKVYSANPIFGVDYEMEEKPQPLDELTVEQLPDDVEIEPDEQTDAFTAYFADGNKQQDREPVFSEEFGIAIEKLKEGFTLQGLWEVMS; encoded by the exons ATGGCGTCTGTGCTTGATGCTTTGTGGGAAGATCGAGATGTCAGATTCGATATAACTGCACA GCAAATGAAAACCCGCCCAGGTGAAGTCTTGATAGACTGTCTTGATTCAATTGAGGATACCAAAGGGAACAATGGTGATAGAG TGTTCACTACTTTATTTGCAGGAAGACTCCTGGTAACTAATTTAAGGATCATCTGGCATTCTCTGGCTTTGCCAAGAGTAAATTTAT CTGTTGGATACAATTCCATCATTAACATCACTACGAGGACAGCAAACTCT AAACTTAGAGGCCAGACGGAAGCACTGTACATCTTGACCAAGTCAAACAACACAAGATTTGAGTTCATTTTTACCAATGTGGTTCCAGGCAGCCCGAGGCTGTTCACCTCCGTTATCGCTGTACACAG AGCTTATGAGACTTCTAAAATGTACCGTGACCTGAAACTGAGAGGAGCTCtcattcaaaacaaacagcTTAGACTCCTACCTCAAGAACAAGTTTATGACAAAATTAATGGAGTCTGGAATCTATCCAGTGACCAG gGAAATCTGGGAACCTTTTTCATTACCAATGTTCGGATTGTCTGGCATGCCAACATGAACGAGAGCTTCAATGTCAGCATTCCCTATCTTCAGATC CGTTCCATCAGAATAAGAGACTCCAAGTTTGGTTTAGCGTTGGTGATAGAGAGCTCTCAGCAG ACTGGGGGATATGTGCTAGGATTCAAGATTGATCCAATGGATAAGCTTCAGGATGCTGTTAAGGAGATCAACTCGCTGCATAAAGTGTACTCTGCCAATCCCATCTTTGGGGTGGACTATGAAATGGAGGAAAAG CCCCAGCCGCTGGACGAGCTGACTGTAGAACAGCTTCCTGATGATGTGGAGATTGAACCTGATGAGCAGACGGATGCCTTCACT gCTTACTTTGCGGATGGCAATAAG CAACAAGATAGAGAGCCGGTGTTCTCAGAGGAGTTTGGCATCGCCATCGAGAAGCTGAAGGAGGGATTCACCCTTCAGGGACTGTGGGAGGTGATGAGCTGA
- the klhl41a gene encoding kelch-like protein 41a, which produces MDPKSMKEDLRLFQSTLLQDGLKELLNENKFIDCILKVGDRSLPCHKLILAACSPYFRELYFSEDGKEVDTNKEFAMENLDPTIMEMIINYLYSAEIDITDDNVQDILAMASRFQIPSVFTVCVNYLQKKLSPTNCLAMFRLGLVLNSPRLAVAARDYTADRFETLAKEEEFFELTAPELLAIIGADSLNVEKEEVVFESLMKWIRKDKENNVKSLGEAFDCIRFRLLPEKYFNEKVEKDDIIKSDPELVKKIQVIKDAFAGNLPEKKLEGGEESVLPRYLNDTRRHGMYGRDFILMLNDTAAVAYDGVENECFLAAMAELIPRNHVSLASKNNHLYVLGGLFVDEEEKDAPLQCYFYQLDSLAADWTALPPMPSPRCLFSMGEFENLIFAVAGKDLQSNESLDSVMCYDTDKMKWSETKKLPLRIHGHSVVSENGLVYCIGGKTDENQAINKLFAYNHKKSEWKELASMKTPRAMFGCVIHKGQIVVTGGVNEEGLAAECEAYDFGTNKWVPFPDFPQERSSVNLVSCGGLLYAVGGFTMMETENKECSPTEVIDIWQYEEDTKQWTGMLKEMRYAAGASCVTIRLNAAKMPKL; this is translated from the exons ATGGATCCTAAAAGCATGAAAGAAGATCTGCGTCTGTTTCAGAGCACCTTACTTCAGGATGGCCTTAAAGAGCTGCTGAACGAGAACAAGTTTATTGACTGCATTCTGAAAGTAGGAGACCGAAGCCTACCCTGCCATAAACTCATCTTAGCAGCCTGCAGTCCTTACTTCAGAGAGCTTTATTTCTCAGAGGATGGCAAAGAAGTGGACACAAATAAAGAGTTTGCCATGGAGAACTTGGACCCCACAATAATGGAGATGATAATCAATTACTTGTATTCAGCAGAGATCGACATCACAGACGACAATGTACAGGACATCTTGGCCATGGCAAGCCGTTTTCAGATCCCGTCtgtgttcactgtgtgtgtgaattaccTGCAGAAGAAACTGTCACCCACCAACTGTCTAGCTATGTTTAGACTGGGCCTGGTGCTCAACTCCCCGCGCCTGGCAGTGGCAGCACGGGActacacagcagacagatttgaaaccCTGGCCAAGGAGGAGGAATTCTTTGAGCTTACTGCGCCTGAACTGCTGGCCATCATCGGCGCGGACTCTCTGAACGTAGAAAAGGAGGAGGTTGTGTTCGAGTCCCTGATGAAATGGATCAGGAAAGACAAGGAGAACAACGTCAAGAGCTTAGGTGAGGCCTTCGACTGCATCCGCTTTCGCCTGCTCCCAGAGAAGTACTTCAACGAGAAAGTGGAgaaagatgacatcatcaagTCGGATCCTGAGCTTGTCAAGAAAATCCAAGTCATCAAGGATGCTTTCGCTGGAAACCTGCCTGAGAAGAAgttagaaggaggagaggagagcgtgtTGCCTAGATACCTGAACGATACCCGCAGACACGGCATGTACGGCAGGGATTTCATCCTGATGCTCAACGACACGGCCGCTGTGGCCTACGACGGGGTTGAGAACGAATGCTTCCTGGCCGCCATGGCGGAGCTGATACCACGGAACCACGTGAGCTTAGCATCGAAGAACAATCACCTGTATGTCCTGGGAGGACTGTTCGTagacgaggaggagaaagaTGCTCCGCTACAGTGCTACTTCTATCAG CTGGACAGCCTGGCTGCTGATTGGACAGCTCTGCCACCTATGCCCTCCCCTAGATGTCTGTTCAGTATGGGGGAATTTGAAAATCTAATCTTTGCTGTAGCTGGCAAAGACCTCCAGTCCAACGAGTCTCTGGACTCAGTTATGTGTTATGATACTGA CAAAATGAAGTGGTCTGAAACCAAAAAGTTGCCGCTGAGAATTCACGGACATAGTGTCGTCTCTGAGAATGGCCTCGTGTATTGTATCGGAGGGAAAACTGATGAAAA CCAAGCAATCAATAAGTTGTTTGCATACAACCACAAGAAGTCCGAATGGAAGGAGTTGGCTTCTATGAAAACGCCCAGAGCCATGTTTGGGTGTGTCATTCACAAGGGCCAGATTGTTGTGACAGGAGGAGTCAATGAAGAGGGGCTCGCAGCTGAATGTGAAGCCTATGACTTTGGGACCAACAA GTGGGTGCCGTTCCCAGACTTCCCACAGGAGAGAAGCTCGGTGAACCTGGTCAGCTGTGGAGGGCTGCTGTACGCGGTCGGTGGCTTCACCATGATGGAGACGGAGAACAAGGAGTGTTCGCCCACCGAAGTCATCGAC